In the Chrysiogenia bacterium genome, CGTGGTTCCTGGCGCCGCCTGCTACCGCTGCCTGTTCGAGCGCCCGCCGCCAGCGGGCGCCGCGCCCACCTGCGCGCAGGCCGGCGTCATCGGCGCCCTGGCCGGCCTTGTCGGCAGCATTCAAGCCGCCGAGGCCATCAAGCTCCTGCTGGGCATCGGCGAGCCGCTTCGCTCGCGCCTGCTCACCATCGAGGCCCTCGGCGGGCTCTTCCGCGAAGTGCCGCTGGGAA is a window encoding:
- a CDS encoding ThiF family adenylyltransferase; this encodes VVPGAACYRCLFERPPPAGAAPTCAQAGVIGALAGLVGSIQAAEAIKLLLGIGEPLRSRLLTIEALGGLFREVPLGRRESCEACGARAGILLPE